From a region of the Mauremys mutica isolate MM-2020 ecotype Southern chromosome 12, ASM2049712v1, whole genome shotgun sequence genome:
- the LOC123346831 gene encoding olfactory receptor 10C1-like — protein sequence MSLENHTAVSGFILLGFPEFHDLHLLLFTVLLSLYSLTLMANTLIIMIINADRTLQTPMYFFLTHLSFLEVCYMSVIIPKMLENMLVEKMGISFVGCAMQMFFFLFFGVAECFLLAAMAFDRYVAICNPLSYMVIMSSSVCRKLVVGSYVCGTIVGLVHTIITFSSPFCGLLINHFFCEIQPLLELLCGDTFLNEVQVIVVAVFAIMVPFLLVILSYVCILSTILKMPSAEGRLKAFSTCSSHLVVVTLFYGSASFMYLRSKSTYSPPVDKLFSLSYTIVTPCLNPMIYSLRNEEVKGAIRKLWRKMLYELI from the coding sequence atgTCACTAGAGAACCACACTGCGGTGAGTGGATTCATACTCCTGGGGTTTCCTGAGTTTCATGACCTCCATCTTTTGCTCTTCACAGTGTTGTTGTCTCTCTATAGTCTCACCTTGATGGCGAACACCCTGATTATTATGATAATAAATGCCGATCGCACCCTTCAgacccccatgtatttcttccttaCTCACTTGTCCTTCTTGGAGGTCTGCTACATGTCAGTCATCATCCCAAAGATGCTGGAGAATATGCTGGTGGAAAAGATGGGCATTTCCTTTGTGGGATGTGCCATGCAGAtgttcttctttcttttcttcggGGTTGCAGAGTGCTTCCTCCTGGCCGCAATGGCATTTGACCGGTATGTGGCGATATGCAACCCCTTGTCCTATATGGTCATTATGAGTAGCAGTGTTTGTAGGAAACTGGTGGTGGGATCTTATGTGTGTGGGACCATAGTGGGTCTGGTGCACACCATCATTACATTCAGCTCTCCATTCTGTGGCTTACTTATCAACCATTTCTTCTGCGAGATCCAGCCACTCCTAGAGCTGCTCTGTGGAGACACTTTCCTGAATGAGGTTCAGGTCATTGTGGTGGCTGTGTTTGCCATTATGGTCCCATTCCTACTGGTCATTTTATCTTATGTCTGCATCCTGTCCACCATCCTCAAGATGCCATCAGCTGAGGGTCGTcttaaagccttctccacctgctcttcACACCTAGTGGTGGTGACTCTCTTCTACGGCTCGGCAAGCTTCATGTACTTACGATCCAAGTCCACCTATTCTCCACCTGTTGACAAACTGTTCTCCCTGTCCTATACCATTGTGACTCCATGTTTGAACCCCATGATCTATAGCTTGAGGAATGAGGAGGTGAAAGGAGCCATAAGGAAACTGTGGAGGAAAATGCTTTATGAATTAATATAA